In a genomic window of Streptomyces noursei ATCC 11455:
- a CDS encoding sugar transferase: MTAERADAPPAHAGRHARPPAGALPRPAAPAAAPVAPTPPGRAVPRRAVPVLLAATDALATAGATLLVDTDPALLAGLVPVLLLLNSRAGLYRPGPAPAALDEVAPLLGRAAAGWCAAGAALAALHPGLALGPVALPVAVAAQAALAATARAVVYRARRATARRRPRSTLLVGPEPVARQLAAALLAHPEYGLRPVGLVPTGPAAPQGAPAGAAPPLLRSSDALTRAVIRYTVRDAVFLLPPESDPYAAALLRRFLGQGTAVWLAGAAAARDGRPPGPGTGHLWGFACRPWEAGRPRPGGPAKRALDLVLASAALLLTLPLLLGCALAVRLVDGPGVFCRLPRLGQDGRRCALLRFRIARPGTPPGGLGRWLRRTSLDGLPQLWNVLRGELSLVGPRPERPSRAAEFTRRHPGYAARHRMPPGLTGLAQVHGLRDGARAEERARFDNLYIDGWSPGGDLRILLRAAARPLFRREDG, from the coding sequence ATGACCGCCGAGCGCGCGGACGCTCCGCCGGCGCACGCGGGGCGGCACGCCCGGCCGCCCGCCGGGGCACTGCCCCGCCCCGCCGCCCCGGCCGCCGCCCCGGTGGCACCGACGCCCCCCGGCCGGGCCGTGCCGCGCCGGGCCGTCCCCGTCCTGCTGGCGGCGACCGACGCGCTGGCCACGGCCGGCGCGACCCTCCTCGTCGACACCGACCCGGCACTGCTCGCGGGCCTGGTGCCGGTCCTGCTGCTGCTCAACTCCCGGGCCGGGCTCTACCGTCCGGGCCCGGCCCCGGCCGCGTTGGACGAGGTGGCACCGCTGCTGGGCCGGGCCGCCGCCGGCTGGTGCGCGGCGGGCGCGGCGCTGGCCGCGCTGCACCCCGGGCTCGCGCTGGGCCCGGTCGCCCTGCCCGTCGCGGTGGCCGCCCAGGCGGCGCTGGCCGCCACCGCCCGGGCCGTGGTGTACCGGGCGCGACGTGCCACCGCCCGGCGCCGGCCGCGGTCGACGCTGCTGGTCGGCCCCGAACCGGTCGCCCGGCAGCTGGCCGCGGCGCTGCTGGCGCACCCCGAGTACGGGCTGCGCCCGGTGGGCCTGGTGCCGACCGGGCCGGCCGCGCCGCAGGGCGCCCCGGCGGGCGCGGCGCCGCCGCTGCTCCGCTCGTCCGACGCGCTGACCCGTGCCGTCATCCGGTACACCGTCCGCGACGCGGTGTTCCTGCTGCCGCCGGAGAGCGACCCGTACGCCGCGGCGCTGCTGCGCCGGTTCCTCGGCCAGGGCACCGCCGTCTGGCTGGCCGGCGCCGCCGCGGCCCGCGACGGCCGGCCGCCGGGGCCCGGCACCGGCCACCTGTGGGGGTTCGCCTGCCGGCCGTGGGAGGCCGGCCGCCCCCGGCCCGGCGGACCGGCCAAGCGGGCGCTGGACCTCGTCCTGGCGTCGGCGGCGCTGCTGTTGACGCTGCCGCTGCTGCTCGGCTGCGCGCTGGCGGTACGGCTGGTGGACGGGCCCGGGGTGTTCTGCCGGCTGCCCCGTCTGGGCCAGGACGGCCGCCGCTGCGCCCTGCTGCGCTTCCGCATCGCGCGCCCCGGCACCCCGCCCGGCGGCCTGGGCCGCTGGCTGCGGCGCACCTCGCTGGACGGGCTGCCGCAGCTGTGGAACGTGCTGCGCGGCGAGCTGAGCCTGGTCGGGCCGCGCCCCGAACGCCCGTCCCGGGCCGCCGAGTTCACCCGCCGTCACCCCGGCTACGCCGCCCGTCACCGGATGCCGCCGGGCCTGACCGGCCTGGCCCAGGTGCACGGGCTGCGCGACGGCGCCCGCGCCGAGGAGCGGGCGCGCTTCGACAACCTCTACATCGACGGCTGGTCGCCGGGAGGGGACCTGCGGATCCTGCTGCGGGCCGCGGCCCGACCGCTGTTCCGGCGGGAGGACGGATGA
- a CDS encoding glycosyltransferase family 4 protein, which produces MPPQDPPSQERLTVLHVSQPVDGGIARVVAGLVRSQVAAGLRVVVAAPPGGTLHVEAAVAGAEVVLWPARGALGTALSASARLARLVRRTGPHLVHSHGARAGYAVRRAVRGRIPTVHQPHCWPFEDGGPAGRTARVWERYAARWTHRMLCVSEAQRARGTAVGVTGRWVVIPNGVDLRRFAPADDDGRAALRTSLPALRDAVPAGAPLVVCVAQLFPQKGLPTLLRAWPQVTAAVPDARLALVGDGPDRAALLRAAPPGVLFTGAADSVAPWYQAADLVVVPSRWEGMALVPLEAMACGRAVVLSDVGGARECLPADAADGCLVPPGDPAALARAVITLLADPERRTALGERLRDHVRMAHDGQRAAGAVLNLYRELLAVPPVLTVPRAER; this is translated from the coding sequence GTGCCGCCACAAGACCCGCCGTCCCAGGAGCGGCTCACGGTCCTGCATGTGTCCCAGCCGGTCGACGGCGGGATCGCCCGGGTCGTCGCCGGCCTGGTCCGTTCCCAGGTGGCGGCCGGGCTGCGGGTGGTGGTGGCCGCGCCGCCCGGCGGCACCCTGCACGTGGAGGCCGCGGTCGCGGGCGCCGAGGTGGTGCTCTGGCCGGCCCGCGGCGCCCTCGGCACGGCGCTGTCCGCGTCGGCGCGGCTGGCCCGGCTCGTCCGGCGCACCGGCCCGCACCTCGTGCACTCCCACGGTGCCCGGGCCGGGTACGCCGTCCGGCGGGCGGTGCGCGGGCGGATCCCCACCGTCCACCAGCCGCACTGCTGGCCGTTCGAGGACGGTGGGCCGGCGGGCCGCACGGCGCGGGTCTGGGAGCGGTACGCGGCCCGCTGGACGCACCGGATGCTGTGTGTGAGCGAGGCGCAGCGGGCGCGCGGGACGGCCGTGGGCGTGACCGGCCGCTGGGTGGTGATCCCCAACGGCGTGGACCTGCGGCGGTTCGCCCCCGCCGACGACGACGGCCGGGCGGCGCTGCGCACGTCCCTGCCCGCGCTGCGCGACGCGGTGCCGGCCGGGGCGCCGCTGGTGGTGTGCGTGGCGCAGCTGTTCCCGCAGAAGGGCCTGCCGACGCTGCTGCGGGCCTGGCCCCAGGTGACGGCGGCGGTCCCCGACGCGCGCCTGGCGCTGGTCGGCGACGGGCCGGACCGGGCGGCGCTGCTCCGGGCCGCGCCGCCCGGCGTGCTCTTCACCGGCGCCGCCGACAGCGTCGCCCCCTGGTACCAGGCGGCGGACCTGGTGGTGGTGCCGTCCCGGTGGGAGGGCATGGCGCTGGTCCCCCTGGAGGCGATGGCCTGCGGCCGGGCCGTGGTGCTCAGCGACGTCGGCGGGGCCCGCGAGTGCCTGCCGGCGGACGCCGCGGACGGCTGCCTGGTGCCGCCGGGCGACCCGGCCGCGCTGGCCCGGGCCGTCATCACCCTGCTGGCCGACCCCGAACGGCGGACAGCGCTCGGCGAGCGGCTGCGGGACCACGTGCGGATGGCCCACGACGGGCAGCGGGCGGCCGGCGCGGTGCTGAACCTCTACCGGGAACTGCTGGCGGTGCCGCCCGTCCTGACCGTGCCGCGGGCCGAGCGATGA
- a CDS encoding chaplin — protein sequence MKRFVKTAAMAAATSALVLSGAGAATAYDGGHHGKSHGRFKEGRHHGRGAHAKGIAKHSPGVLSGNVIQIPIDIPINVCGNSVNIIALLNPAFGNHCINK from the coding sequence ATGAAGCGGTTCGTCAAGACCGCCGCGATGGCCGCGGCCACCTCAGCCCTGGTGCTGAGCGGCGCGGGCGCCGCCACCGCCTACGACGGCGGGCACCACGGCAAGAGCCACGGCCGTTTCAAGGAGGGCCGTCACCATGGCCGCGGCGCGCACGCGAAGGGGATCGCCAAGCACTCGCCGGGCGTCCTCAGCGGCAACGTCATCCAGATCCCGATCGACATTCCGATCAACGTGTGCGGCAACAGCGTCAACATCATCGCGCTGCTGAACCCGGCGTTCGGTAACCACTGCATCAACAAGTGA
- a CDS encoding spermidine synthase, with translation MARSRRGRGPESVTGTVGGGVAELRPDRDRPRGWTLLIDGAPQSHVDLDDPAYLEFSYQRRLGHIADLVAPPGAPLRVVHLGGGALTLARYIAATRPRSTQQVVEIDTPLVQLVRERLPLESTWRIRVRGADARAGLARIPDGWADLVIADVFAGARTPAHLTSVEFATEVRRALRPGGHYAANLADGPPLAFLRGQIATVHTVFPELALTAEPAVLRGRRFGNAVLLAADRTLPVAELTRRAAGDPHVGRVEHGRALLDFTGGAAPVTDATAVASPSPPAGVFT, from the coding sequence ATGGCGAGAAGCAGGCGCGGGCGCGGCCCGGAGTCCGTCACCGGAACGGTGGGCGGCGGGGTCGCGGAACTCCGACCCGACCGGGACCGGCCGCGCGGCTGGACGCTGTTGATAGACGGCGCCCCGCAGTCCCACGTGGACCTCGACGACCCGGCGTACCTGGAGTTCTCCTACCAGCGGCGGTTGGGGCACATCGCCGACCTGGTCGCCCCGCCCGGTGCGCCGCTGCGCGTCGTCCACCTCGGCGGCGGCGCCCTGACCCTGGCCCGGTACATCGCCGCGACCCGGCCGCGGTCCACCCAGCAGGTCGTGGAGATCGACACCCCACTGGTCCAGCTCGTCCGTGAGCGGCTGCCGCTGGAGAGCACCTGGCGCATACGGGTGCGCGGTGCGGACGCCCGCGCCGGGCTGGCCAGGATCCCGGACGGCTGGGCGGACCTGGTCATCGCCGACGTCTTCGCCGGCGCCCGCACACCCGCGCACCTGACCAGCGTGGAGTTCGCGACGGAGGTGCGCCGGGCGCTGCGGCCCGGTGGCCACTACGCGGCCAACCTCGCCGACGGGCCGCCGCTGGCGTTCCTGCGCGGCCAGATAGCCACCGTCCACACCGTCTTCCCCGAGCTGGCCCTGACCGCCGAGCCGGCCGTGCTGCGCGGCAGGCGGTTCGGCAACGCGGTGCTGCTCGCCGCGGACCGGACGCTGCCGGTCGCCGAGCTGACCCGGCGGGCGGCCGGCGACCCGCACGTCGGCCGGGTCGAGCACGGCCGGGCGCTGCTGGACTTCACCGGCGGCGCGGCCCCGGTCACCGACGCCACCGCGGTCGCCTCGCCGTCCCCGCCCGCCGGGGTCTTCACGTAA
- a CDS encoding response regulator transcription factor, translating to MARVLVVEDDQFVRSALIRHLTEAGHAVRSVGTALEALREVAHVGFDLVVLDLGLPDLDGGEALKMLRGITDVPVIIATARDDEAEIVRLLNDGADDYLTKPFSVEHLSARMAAVLRRSRGGAPGAEPPSRATRVGGLSIDPLRRQAELDGVALDLTRREFDLLAFLAERPGVVVPRKELLAEVWQQSYGDDQTIDVHLSWLRRKLGETAARPRYLHTLRGVGVKLEPPR from the coding sequence ATGGCACGAGTGCTCGTGGTCGAGGACGACCAGTTCGTACGTTCCGCGCTCATCCGGCATCTGACCGAGGCCGGGCACGCGGTGCGTAGCGTCGGGACCGCCCTGGAGGCGCTGCGCGAGGTCGCGCACGTCGGCTTCGACCTGGTCGTCCTCGACCTCGGTCTGCCCGATCTGGACGGCGGCGAGGCGCTGAAGATGCTGCGCGGCATCACCGACGTCCCGGTGATCATCGCCACCGCGCGGGACGACGAGGCCGAGATCGTCCGGCTGCTCAACGACGGCGCCGACGACTACCTCACCAAGCCGTTCTCGGTCGAGCACCTCTCGGCCCGGATGGCGGCCGTGCTGCGCCGGTCCCGGGGCGGGGCGCCGGGGGCCGAACCGCCCTCGCGGGCGACCCGGGTCGGCGGGCTGTCCATCGACCCGCTGCGCCGCCAGGCCGAACTCGACGGCGTCGCACTGGACCTCACCCGCCGCGAGTTCGACCTGCTGGCCTTCCTCGCCGAGCGCCCCGGCGTGGTCGTGCCCCGCAAGGAACTCCTCGCCGAGGTCTGGCAGCAGTCCTACGGCGACGACCAGACCATCGACGTCCACCTGTCCTGGCTGCGCCGCAAACTGGGCGAGACCGCGGCCCGGCCCCGGTACCTGCACACCCTGCGCGGTGTCGGGGTGAAGCTGGAGCCGCCCCGGTGA
- a CDS encoding sensor histidine kinase, with product MRWALVKVALAVTTMVVVAFAVPLGLVVKEMASDRAYGGAERQAAAIGPVLAITTDRTQLERALASAETGPGGGIGIHVPAATKGGSPTEVGVRRAAPADVAAAVRLGRASIAEVPGGTALLQPTAVASGIAVVEVYVPDDALTNGVATSWAVLAGVGLALVLGSVAVADRLGTRMVRPAERLSAAAHDLGRGDLGVRVQEDGPKELRSAASAFNSMADQVVQLLTNERELAADLSHRLRTPLTVLRLNAASLGDGPAAEQTRAAVEQLEHEVDQIIRTARAQREHTAQAAAAAGCDAAEVIRARMDFWSALAEDEGRTVRVAGADRPVRVPVARPDLAAALDAMLGNVFRHTPEGTAFAVDVHNADDAVIVLVSDAGPGIADPAAALRRGWSGGGREDRPAATGGGSTGLGLDIVRRLAESTGGDVRIGRSVLGGTEVRVWLALDGRRAHAGARRGHRLRRRIGGRVFGAHGRRAARTAAPGAGSPGRGAGS from the coding sequence GTGAGGTGGGCCCTGGTCAAGGTGGCCCTGGCGGTCACCACGATGGTCGTGGTCGCCTTCGCGGTCCCGTTGGGGCTGGTGGTCAAGGAGATGGCCTCCGACCGCGCCTACGGAGGCGCCGAGCGGCAGGCCGCCGCCATCGGCCCCGTCCTGGCCATCACCACCGACCGCACCCAGTTGGAACGGGCCCTGGCGAGCGCCGAGACCGGCCCCGGCGGCGGGATCGGCATCCACGTCCCGGCGGCCACCAAGGGCGGCAGCCCGACCGAGGTCGGCGTCCGCCGGGCCGCCCCCGCCGATGTCGCCGCCGCCGTCCGGCTCGGCCGGGCCTCCATCGCCGAGGTCCCCGGCGGCACCGCGCTGCTCCAGCCCACCGCGGTCGCCTCCGGCATCGCCGTCGTCGAGGTGTACGTCCCCGACGACGCGCTCACCAACGGCGTGGCCACCTCCTGGGCGGTACTGGCCGGCGTCGGCCTGGCGCTGGTCCTGGGGTCGGTAGCGGTCGCCGACCGGCTCGGCACCCGGATGGTGCGCCCCGCCGAGCGGCTGTCCGCCGCCGCCCACGACCTGGGCCGCGGCGACCTCGGCGTCCGCGTCCAGGAGGACGGCCCGAAGGAGCTGCGCTCGGCGGCCAGCGCCTTCAACTCCATGGCCGACCAGGTCGTCCAACTCCTCACCAACGAACGCGAGTTGGCCGCCGACCTCTCGCACCGGCTGCGCACCCCGCTGACCGTGCTCCGGCTCAACGCGGCCTCGCTCGGCGACGGACCGGCCGCCGAGCAGACCCGGGCCGCCGTCGAGCAACTGGAGCACGAGGTGGACCAGATCATCCGCACCGCCCGCGCCCAGCGGGAGCACACCGCACAGGCCGCCGCCGCGGCCGGCTGCGACGCGGCCGAAGTGATCCGCGCGCGGATGGACTTCTGGTCCGCGCTGGCCGAGGACGAGGGCCGCACCGTCCGGGTCGCCGGCGCGGACCGCCCGGTGCGGGTGCCGGTCGCCCGCCCCGACCTCGCCGCGGCCCTGGACGCCATGCTCGGCAACGTCTTCCGGCACACCCCCGAGGGCACCGCCTTCGCCGTCGACGTCCACAACGCCGACGACGCGGTGATCGTGCTGGTCTCGGACGCCGGACCGGGCATCGCCGATCCGGCCGCCGCGCTGCGCCGCGGCTGGTCGGGCGGCGGCCGGGAGGACCGTCCGGCGGCGACCGGGGGCGGCTCCACGGGGCTCGGCCTGGACATCGTCCGCCGGCTGGCGGAGTCCACCGGCGGCGACGTCCGGATCGGGCGCTCGGTGCTGGGCGGCACCGAGGTCCGGGTCTGGCTGGCCCTGGACGGGCGGCGGGCCCACGCCGGCGCCCGGCGCGGCCACCGGTTGCGGCGCCGGATCGGCGGCCGGGTGTTCGGCGCCCACGGACGGCGGGCCGCCCGCACCGCCGCGCCGGGCGCCGGCTCCCCGGGCCGGGGCGCCGGCTCTTAA
- a CDS encoding chitinase → MSSSAHRRRTSRTTMVIGAAVAGALAVGGGFVVAGSAMATKAPRPGTPAAGAKAGFAPYVDTSLTPAFDLAGTARQTGVKHFTLAFLTSGGGCVPKWGGSGDLGSDAVAQQIPALRKAGGDVRVSFGGANGTELAAACSSASQLAAAYGKAVDQYKLTKVDFDIEGGALPDTAANTRRAQAIAQLQKQHPGLDVSFTLPVMPEGLTQDGVNLLANAKRNGARISAVNIMAMDYGSSYNGNMGTYATQAATATQAQLKKALGLGDADAWRTVAVTPMIGVNDVQGEVFKPADAAALVKFAQSKRLAWLAMWSANRDRPCPGGSTNSAQPTCSSLDQAPLAFTQALGAYTG, encoded by the coding sequence ATGAGTTCCTCGGCACACCGGCGCCGGACGAGCCGCACGACCATGGTGATCGGCGCGGCGGTGGCCGGCGCGCTGGCGGTCGGCGGCGGGTTCGTCGTCGCCGGCTCCGCGATGGCCACCAAGGCCCCGCGGCCCGGCACCCCCGCAGCCGGCGCCAAGGCCGGCTTCGCCCCGTACGTCGACACCTCCCTCACCCCGGCCTTCGACCTGGCCGGCACCGCGCGGCAGACCGGGGTCAAGCACTTCACCCTCGCCTTCCTCACCTCCGGCGGCGGCTGCGTCCCCAAGTGGGGCGGCTCGGGCGACCTCGGCAGCGACGCGGTGGCCCAGCAGATACCGGCGCTGCGCAAGGCCGGCGGAGACGTCCGGGTCTCCTTCGGCGGCGCCAACGGCACCGAGCTGGCCGCCGCCTGCTCCTCCGCCTCCCAACTGGCCGCCGCCTACGGCAAGGCCGTCGACCAGTACAAGCTCACCAAGGTGGACTTCGACATCGAGGGCGGCGCGCTGCCCGACACGGCCGCCAACACCCGCCGCGCCCAGGCCATCGCCCAGCTCCAGAAGCAGCACCCGGGCCTCGACGTCTCCTTCACCCTGCCGGTGATGCCCGAGGGCCTCACCCAGGACGGCGTCAACCTCCTGGCCAACGCCAAGCGGAACGGCGCGCGGATCTCCGCGGTCAACATCATGGCGATGGACTACGGCTCCTCCTACAACGGCAACATGGGCACGTACGCCACCCAGGCCGCCACCGCCACCCAGGCCCAGCTGAAGAAGGCCCTCGGCCTGGGCGACGCGGACGCCTGGAGGACCGTGGCGGTCACCCCGATGATCGGCGTCAACGACGTCCAGGGCGAGGTCTTCAAGCCCGCCGACGCCGCCGCCCTGGTGAAGTTCGCCCAGAGCAAGCGCCTGGCCTGGCTGGCCATGTGGTCCGCCAACCGCGACCGGCCCTGCCCCGGCGGATCCACCAACTCCGCCCAGCCGACGTGCAGTTCCCTCGACCAGGCCCCGCTGGCCTTCACCCAGGCACTCGGCGCCTACACCGGCTGA
- a CDS encoding helix-turn-helix transcriptional regulator → MVKKRQDPREDAEAIREVPFSAPAGRPAGVEVLTLAELRERADACRLSTPHRPGFHHLLVLDRGRLVHCVDFKEHRLAPGDLLWSRPGQVQHFGDLTRAEGRLVLFESGFLDPATAAAARIEDWYGPAVLHPEDAAARALDEALGQLHREFGALGGLPLEVHLEVLRHLLAVLVLRAAHPAGPADGAADGTCEAGETYLRFRDAVERGFARSRRVADYARALGYAPRTLSRATEAAAGVGAKEFIDRRVVLEAKRLLAHGDQPASRIADRLGFADATNFSKFFQRQAGITPIAFRAAVRGGD, encoded by the coding sequence ATGGTGAAAAAGCGACAGGACCCCCGAGAGGACGCAGAGGCGATCCGTGAGGTGCCGTTCTCCGCGCCGGCCGGGCGGCCCGCCGGCGTGGAGGTGCTGACCCTCGCCGAGCTGCGCGAGCGTGCGGACGCCTGTCGACTCTCCACCCCGCACCGGCCCGGATTCCACCATCTGCTGGTCCTGGACCGCGGGCGGCTGGTGCACTGCGTCGACTTCAAGGAGCACCGCCTCGCGCCCGGGGACCTGCTGTGGTCGCGCCCCGGGCAGGTGCAGCACTTCGGGGATCTGACGCGCGCGGAGGGGCGGTTGGTGCTCTTCGAGTCCGGGTTCCTGGACCCGGCGACCGCCGCCGCGGCCCGGATCGAGGACTGGTACGGGCCGGCCGTGCTGCACCCGGAGGACGCCGCGGCCCGGGCGCTGGACGAGGCGCTGGGGCAACTGCACCGGGAGTTCGGGGCGCTGGGCGGACTGCCGCTGGAGGTGCACCTGGAGGTGCTGCGGCATCTGCTGGCCGTCCTGGTGCTGCGGGCCGCGCATCCGGCCGGGCCGGCGGACGGGGCGGCCGACGGGACGTGCGAGGCGGGCGAGACGTATCTGCGGTTCCGCGACGCGGTGGAGCGGGGGTTCGCCCGCAGCCGCCGGGTGGCCGACTACGCCCGGGCGCTGGGCTATGCGCCGCGCACCCTCTCGCGGGCCACCGAGGCGGCGGCGGGGGTCGGCGCGAAGGAGTTCATCGACCGGCGGGTGGTGCTGGAGGCCAAGCGGCTGCTGGCGCACGGCGACCAGCCGGCCTCGCGGATCGCGGACCGGCTGGGCTTCGCGGACGCCACCAACTTCAGCAAGTTCTTCCAACGGCAGGCCGGGATCACGCCGATCGCGTTCCGGGCCGCCGTGCGGGGCGGCGACTGA
- a CDS encoding NAD(P)-dependent oxidoreductase, with product MSKIALFGATGTIGSRILDEALRRGHQVTAAVRDPAKVTMTHPALTVTYGDVLDPESVAEVAKGQDVVVSAVGGGDGPGHIATIRPAAEALVEGLRLLGGDMPRLIAVGGAGSLRKPDGVQVWDTEGLPIPLLQIMHAHGDALDFYRTVSDVRWTNLSPAGTIEPGERTGTYRTALEDLVVGADGSSRISTEDYAVALLDELERPAHIGERFTVGY from the coding sequence ATGTCCAAGATCGCTCTCTTCGGGGCCACCGGCACCATCGGCAGCCGCATCCTCGACGAGGCGCTGCGCCGCGGCCACCAGGTCACCGCGGCCGTCCGCGACCCCGCGAAGGTCACCATGACCCACCCCGCCCTCACCGTGACCTACGGCGACGTGCTCGATCCGGAATCCGTCGCCGAGGTCGCCAAGGGCCAGGACGTGGTGGTGAGCGCGGTCGGCGGCGGCGACGGCCCGGGCCACATCGCCACCATCCGGCCCGCCGCCGAGGCGCTGGTCGAGGGCCTGCGCCTGCTGGGCGGGGACATGCCCCGACTGATCGCGGTCGGTGGCGCCGGCTCGCTCCGCAAGCCCGACGGCGTCCAGGTCTGGGACACCGAGGGCCTCCCGATCCCGCTGCTGCAGATCATGCACGCGCACGGCGACGCGCTGGACTTCTACCGCACCGTCTCCGACGTCCGGTGGACCAACCTCAGCCCGGCCGGCACCATCGAGCCCGGCGAGCGCACCGGCACCTACCGCACCGCCCTCGAGGACCTGGTGGTCGGCGCGGACGGCAGCAGCCGGATCTCCACCGAGGACTACGCCGTCGCGCTCCTCGACGAGCTGGAGCGGCCCGCCCACATCGGCGAGCGCTTCACCGTCGGCTACTAA
- the orn gene encoding oligoribonuclease — translation MNDRMVWIDCEMTGLSLASDALIEVAALVTDSELNVLGDGVDVVIRPPAEALTTMPEVVRQMHTASGLLAELDSGTTLEAAEAQVLDYIKQHVPEPRKAPLCGNSVGTDRGFLLRDMPTLESYLHYRIVDVSSVKELARRWFPRAYFNSPDKNGNHRALADIRESIAELRYYREAVFVPQPGPDSETAKAIAAKHKLPAEPESAAQ, via the coding sequence ATGAACGATCGCATGGTGTGGATCGACTGCGAGATGACCGGACTCTCGCTGGCGAGTGACGCGCTTATCGAGGTGGCCGCCCTGGTCACCGACTCGGAACTGAACGTGCTGGGTGACGGGGTGGATGTGGTGATCCGTCCCCCGGCCGAGGCGCTGACCACCATGCCGGAGGTGGTGCGACAGATGCACACCGCCTCCGGGCTGCTGGCCGAGCTGGACTCCGGAACGACGCTGGAGGCGGCCGAGGCACAGGTGCTTGATTACATCAAGCAGCATGTGCCGGAGCCGAGGAAGGCGCCGTTGTGCGGAAACTCCGTCGGCACCGACCGCGGCTTCCTGCTGCGCGACATGCCGACGCTGGAGAGCTACCTGCACTACCGGATCGTCGATGTGTCGTCCGTGAAGGAACTGGCCCGGCGCTGGTTCCCGCGGGCGTACTTCAACAGTCCGGACAAGAACGGCAACCACCGGGCGCTGGCCGACATCCGCGAATCCATCGCGGAGTTGCGCTACTACCGGGAGGCCGTGTTCGTGCCCCAGCCGGGGCCGGACTCGGAGACCGCGAAGGCCATCGCGGCCAAGCACAAGCTGCCTGCCGAACCGGAGTCGGCGGCACAGTGA
- a CDS encoding GlxA family transcriptional regulator, translating into MSQDSAAVPDAARKLAARRRREIVAVLLFSGGPIFESSIPLSVFGIDRQDAGVPRYRLLVCAGEDAPLRTTGGLELSAPYGLEAISRAGTVVVPAWRSITQAPPPAALDALRRAHEEGARIVGLCTGAFVLAAAGLLDGRPATTHWMYAPTLAKRYPSVHVDPRELFVDDGDVLTSAGTAAGIDLCLHIVRTDHGADAANALARRLVVPPRRTASDLGHQRYLDRSLPEEIGADPLAEVVAWALEHLHEQFDVETLAARAYMSRRTFDRRFRSLTGSAPLQWLITQRVLQAQRLLETSDYSVDEVAGRCGFRSPVALRGHFRRQLGASPAAYRAAYRARRPQSGAPEPALRPERAERPERERAALGSERFSAAALGGHGLAAEVADATKPPSEGYATRLPETPVGRGAGRPVLPGQRERPVG; encoded by the coding sequence ATGAGCCAGGACTCCGCTGCCGTACCAGATGCCGCACGCAAGCTCGCCGCCCGACGACGCCGCGAAATAGTCGCGGTGCTCCTCTTCAGCGGCGGCCCCATTTTCGAGAGCTCCATTCCGCTCTCGGTCTTCGGCATCGACCGCCAAGACGCCGGCGTTCCGAGGTACCGGCTGCTTGTGTGCGCCGGCGAAGATGCGCCTTTGCGCACGACCGGGGGGCTCGAACTGTCGGCCCCCTACGGGCTGGAGGCGATCTCCCGTGCCGGGACGGTCGTCGTACCGGCCTGGCGTTCCATCACCCAGGCCCCGCCGCCCGCGGCGCTCGACGCGCTGCGCCGCGCGCACGAAGAAGGGGCCAGGATCGTCGGGCTGTGCACGGGGGCGTTCGTCCTCGCCGCGGCCGGACTGCTCGACGGCCGACCGGCCACCACCCACTGGATGTACGCGCCGACGCTCGCCAAGCGTTATCCGTCCGTCCATGTGGATCCGCGCGAGCTCTTCGTCGACGACGGCGACGTGCTCACCTCCGCCGGCACCGCCGCCGGAATCGACCTGTGCCTGCACATCGTGCGCACCGACCACGGCGCCGACGCGGCCAACGCGCTCGCCCGCCGCCTGGTCGTCCCGCCCCGGCGGACCGCGTCCGACCTCGGGCACCAGCGCTACCTGGACAGGTCATTACCGGAGGAGATCGGCGCCGACCCGCTCGCCGAGGTCGTCGCCTGGGCGCTGGAGCACCTCCACGAGCAGTTCGACGTGGAGACGCTGGCGGCCCGCGCGTACATGAGCCGACGCACCTTCGACCGGCGGTTCCGCTCCCTCACGGGCAGCGCGCCGCTCCAGTGGCTGATCACCCAGCGGGTCCTCCAGGCCCAGCGGCTGCTGGAGACCTCCGACTATTCGGTGGACGAGGTCGCCGGCCGCTGCGGGTTCCGCTCGCCGGTCGCGCTGCGCGGCCACTTCCGGCGGCAGCTGGGCGCCTCGCCCGCGGCCTATCGGGCGGCCTATCGCGCCCGTCGGCCGCAGAGCGGTGCACCCGAGCCCGCGCTGCGTCCGGAGCGGGCCGAGCGTCCCGAGCGCGAGCGGGCGGCGCTGGGCAGCGAGCGGTTCTCGGCCGCCGCACTGGGCGGGCACGGTCTGGCCGCCGAGGTGGCGGACGCGACCAAGCCGCCGTCGGAGGGGTACGCCACCCGACTGCCGGAGACCCCGGTCGGCCGGGGGGCCGGTCGGCCCGTACTGCCCGGTCAGCGGGAGCGCCCCGTAGGGTGA